The genomic interval TGATTGCATCGCTTCGTATTCCCGATCGCACAAAGGAGCTTCCAGCCGGACTATTGCATTCTGTAGTACGGATACTGCAATTCGAATTTCCCGCATTACGGCACTCTTGCAGGGCACCTGTTTCCGCCGCCGAACGAGAGTTACCTGTGGCAAGACCCCAGCCGCCCGTACCGTCGCTGACAGCGAACGCGACACATTGACCACTGCCGAACCGAGCCTCGATTCTGCAATTTGTAGGCCCGGCCGCATCGCTTTGGCAACTGCGCAACACGGCGTCGTCGGCGGCAGCTTGCGACAAATAATTAGTTCCCCAGAACCAAACCAATTGTGTATCCGTGCTGCCCACTACGAACGCCCCATAGTATTGGCGCACAGTACTGGGCGGCGTCGTTGGTGTAGTTGGCGGCGTTGGATTGGTCGGCGGCGTTACCCCGGTCGTTCCCGTTGGCGACGTTGCACTAGTACCGGAATTCGGTGTTGCCCATATCTGGACACGGTCCACAACGCATTGCATTTGACCATCAGTCCCTAATCTCTCTTCCAGATACACGGACACCTGAGCGTTGATGGCCAAGGCGTCGGCGAAGGTTTCATAGATGCGGGTTTTGACCCATCGTTCTTCTTCCGTATTAATGCCTACGAAAGTCGATGCCTCAATGTACGGGGCGCCGTTACATTGATGCCCGGAATCCTCCGGTGGCGGCGTCAACAGAACACGCATCGTGCCCCCATCTGCTACAAAAAGAGACCGCACTCTCCCTTCATACCAACCATCGGCGGTTGCATTGAATGCCCC from Gammaproteobacteria bacterium carries:
- a CDS encoding DUF4189 domain-containing protein gives rise to the protein MLKNSTLIAGLCTMLLGLAPEGEAPAQNVATMPEGAFNATADGWYEGRVRSLFVADGGTMRVLLTPPPEDSGHQCNGAPYIEASTFVGINTEEERWVKTRIYETFADALAINAQVSVYLEERLGTDGQMQCVVDRVQIWATPNSGTSATSPTGTTGVTPPTNPTPPTTPTTPPSTVRQYYGAFVVGSTDTQLVWFWGTNYLSQAAADDAVLRSCQSDAAGPTNCRIEARFGSGQCVAFAVSDGTGGWGLATGNSRSAAETGALQECRNAGNSNCSIRTTECNSPAGSSFVRSGIRSDAIRRAR